Proteins found in one Labrenzia sp. VG12 genomic segment:
- a CDS encoding DUF937 domain-containing protein — MTGSETSAPPFDIFSLSEDVRDRFGWSNDDLNKVMEQLMPAALNGFRYFGSTVPGFSEFLGRSTPLSGGAEVPFQGFSSLFQSPSEAALTPFFGPEAVQQALAGQISGLTGLQRDAIQEMMPVAATLAMGQIARPFVHGEARNLLDAYLRGFARGRPKPQPTPVDYLQGYANAMQAFWGAFLQPASIVEHPAEPEPEEEELPPEPEEETAPETSEFEEMVSNWMSAGRDFQSSQFKAFDSFFDKAAKDFRPD, encoded by the coding sequence ATGACTGGCAGCGAAACGTCGGCTCCTCCCTTTGACATTTTTTCCTTGTCGGAAGATGTCCGTGACCGCTTCGGCTGGTCGAATGACGACCTCAACAAGGTGATGGAACAGTTGATGCCGGCTGCGCTCAATGGCTTCCGCTATTTCGGCAGCACCGTGCCCGGATTTTCCGAGTTTCTCGGCCGGTCGACACCCTTGTCCGGTGGTGCCGAGGTGCCGTTTCAGGGGTTTTCGAGCCTGTTTCAGAGCCCTTCCGAAGCCGCGCTGACACCCTTTTTCGGACCGGAGGCCGTGCAGCAGGCCCTGGCCGGCCAGATCTCGGGACTGACAGGACTGCAGCGCGACGCCATTCAGGAAATGATGCCCGTGGCGGCCACGCTTGCAATGGGCCAGATCGCACGCCCCTTCGTTCATGGCGAGGCGCGCAACCTGCTGGACGCCTATCTGCGCGGATTTGCAAGGGGCAGACCCAAGCCCCAGCCGACGCCGGTCGATTATCTTCAGGGCTATGCCAATGCCATGCAGGCGTTCTGGGGGGCATTCCTGCAGCCGGCGAGCATCGTCGAACACCCGGCAGAACCGGAGCCGGAAGAAGAAGAACTGCCACCTGAGCCCGAAGAAGAGACAGCCCCTGAGACCTCGGAATTCGAGGAAATGGTGTCCAACTGGATGTCCGCCGGACGAGATTTCCAGTCAAGCCAGTTCAAGGCCTTCGACAGTTTCTTTGACAAGGCCGCCAAGGACTTTCGGCCTGACTGA